In Syngnathus scovelli strain Florida chromosome 16, RoL_Ssco_1.2, whole genome shotgun sequence, the genomic stretch AGCCAGATGTCATCTGTCATTCTTCCACATGTCTCCATTGAAATAAATGaagcccccctcttttttttttttaaacccccgCCCGCCCATCAACGCGATTCCTCGTACTGTCACTATTAACCTTCCATCGCATTTTAAAGACGCCCCCACCCCCTACCCCAGTTTGATGACAATACGCCTGACTGTACCTGAGTGGCGAGCACCGTGCATTGGAGCCCGCCTGGCTGAATGCAggggtccccccccccacacgcccCCCAAATCACCTCGCTTACCTTGCTTTGGCCGATCTGTCGTAACTCCATCCCGTCCCAGAGCCGAGATCTCCGAAGCCGGCTGCAGAATAATTCCTctccatgaaaaagaaaaaaaaaaaggaggctgCCTGGATGAAGATGGGCAGCAGATAGTAcgagtggggtgggggggtaggggggagagagagagaaagagagacaggGGAGGGGAGGAATGTCCTCTCTTCCTTCTCTTTGCGCTCGCTTCTGTTTATTTCTCTGCTTGACGAGCCTGTAGACTGGGAGGaatggagggaggaggaggagaaggagcgagtagaggaggcggaggaggagggggtcaCAGCAGCCAGGAGTACCTCCTCCCCATACTGTCTATTGTCTCCCGCGCTCAGCTCCACGTTCCTCAGCAGCTCCAATACGCAAGCCCACCACACCAAagctattttggccccttttcttCACAAGACGCCATTTTTAAGACGATTCTTCTCTTCCGTCCCCCTCCTCcagttctctctctcgctctctctctcacgcACATTAATTTGTTACGCACGGCAGCGCTCTCGGTAGTATTGTGGGGGCCCTTGAGGAAGAAATTGGCTGTGCTGAACAAGCTCCGCTTTTTTTATGGTCACTCGTCTGCCGTTTTAACGACAACCACATGCTGGAACGTGCAAAAGAATGGCGCGTTGACATCTTCCCGCCAGCACGTGCACGCGCGTGTACATGTCTGTACTAGCCAGACAAGTTGGCTACAATTGTACATCCTCGAATATAAGCATCTTAATGGATTTATTGTGACTCGGCCACATCATACACACAAACTGAAAGTACAAAGCAGTAATGcggagaggggagaaaaaacaaaacaaaaaaaaaacagccccaCCCCTCACTTATACCCAATTAAGAGCATCTCATCTAAACACGGTACGTCACACTGTCAAAAGTGTCCATTTTGAGTTTGGCTATCAACTCCGCCTATAAATACGTTATACAACATGCAATATTTAAACTTGACTCAAACCATCATCAAGCGCCAGCATCAACCACTTTGAAGCAgctctggctggctggctggctggctggctggctcagaCAGGGCTCACTCGTTGTCTCCTGGGTTTGCAAACTCAGATGGCGCCCCCCTGTGGTCAAACAAGAGACAAATCTTTTTGAGAGCTTTAAATCAGGACAATAAGTACATACAAAAATATTAAAGTTTTTGTGCAAGTGAGTGAGCTAGATGATTTTATTTACGATTCATTTATGAATATTATATATGTTTTGACATACTATCATAGTTAATAATAATAGAGCTCATATAGCCTAAATATCATCATAGAGTGCCTGACTGTCCGCATAGCTGATTTAACAACATAGCTAGCCATTAGCCTGAATTGATGTTGATGTTGCAAGATGATGCTGCCACCATAAAATAGTGATTTGGTCATCGAGCTTTCTGTTGTGCTCCTGCCAGATGTTGGCTGAGCATGCAATTTGACCGTTTGGCAATTGAATGCAAGCTGAAGATCCCATCGAATGATGTTGTACAGGTATTGTGGATATTGATATGAAACAAATGCGCAAATACTGGTGTGGGATAATAAAAAGGCTTTTTGTCATACGGACAAGTTACAGCGATTTTAAAACGAGGCTGTACTGTGTAGGTGGAAGAGAAATACTTGTTGAATGGCAAAAAGAATCTATTAATTCCATGCTGTGAAACATCTCAAAAGAATAATGAGCtcgacagatgtttttttttttttcttcttcttctccagaGCAACCATCGACTCCCCTGAACAGGGCCTTCAGTCAATTGCAGCGGAACAAATTTGGAAGATGTACAAGCTTTAtttatgacagcaaaaatatgtaGTGGTTCAACTTTAAAACAATAgccccaaaatgttttttttgtgtggtgaTAACAAGAAGGGCCTCTCAGACATCGCTATGGCAACCCCAGTTCACCTATTTTTGCAGTCTAGAGCACAGTAAAACATTTTTGGACCCACCTAATGTTGTGTTGCTGTCATTGGCATTGATAATGTAGTTCACAGTATTACACTAATTATGAACTAACAGCAGCTAGCAAAGTCAATGCTCGACTTCTTCAATCCCTGACCACTCCTTGGTCAAACGCAGTTAACCATATTTGTATTCACTGCAGTGGCCTAAAAGTACTTTATAGAATACTCAACTTCTTAAAATCTGGACCGAGATTTTAAATTGAACGAATGAGTTTGGCATTCCAGCTCTACATTGACCACGTTGCACTTATCATGAAGAAAACATCGACTCACCCTGAGTAAGGCGGCGGTGGGGCATCGTGTATCCCACTGCGGTTCAGAGCCTCGCTGTAACTTGGTAGACCCGGGGCAGTTGCCAGGGGCACCATCTCTGGGGCTGGACGGCCATCTAGCGCCATCCTCAAAGGAGACAAGATGCAGGAAATCGTTCAGAGAATCATTTAACAGGCCAGTTGATGTAAAAATAGTATTACAGTAGGGATGTAAATTGTCTAACATTTCAATGCTGCGTATAAATTGCCAAATTCCAAACCAcggctaactttttttttttcaagtaccagattttcacttttttttgggagtaaatgacATGACGCGTGTCTTTTTGTTCTCATCATCTCTCCCCATCTTTTATTCTGCCATGTGGGGCAGCAGAACCCTCCATCCCaagttgccatggcgacagcaCAGTACAAGTGAGTGATATATGATAATTTTACATTGGGCTTGGgggaattctgcctagcaacaagtggcaCACGGACGTCAGATAATGAGGTAAAAGCAATCCGAGCAATTTTCAGTTGCATTGCGACTCCTGCTAGTGGCTTCAAATTGCTTCCCCACCAATTTGTTCCCTGAGAGAGACACagttgtgcgccatgctgtgaaCTTACTGCACAGGTCTCCTTCCCCCTTTGTTCTTGGCCTTGTAGCAGTAGATACCCAGCACAGTGGCAATCACAGCACACACCAATAATGCCAGGATCCCTGCCACCAGGCCTGACACATCCACGCTTGGTGCTTCAAGACATGAAAGGTACAATTTTTGTGAATAGACTTGAACGGAAATGCATAGAAATGTGAATCAGAAGAAATAATACTCCAACAAGTACTTCAAAGTATTACCGTAGCTTTCGGTATACTCGTTCCAAAACACATCCTGgtgatggaaataaaagagaCAGTTAAAAGTAGGAAGTAAGAAAGTACAAATATCTAATTACAGTACAGACTTCTCCCTTTTGTCAACCTCCAGAGACAAAGACGAGAGTTAAGTCAAACTTGGTCACCTATGGAGGATCAAAactggcaaaataaaaaaataaaaatactacaTGTATGAATTAAATTAAGAGATTTGCTTGATTTTCTGTGCTAAATGATGAAAATAGGATATTATATAAAAGTGACAATAAATATACTACATTTTGACTTTTGTGTACTCCTTGACCTTTGTTACAGCATAAGTAGTATTACCGTCAGAATGTCATCCTCAAACACTTCTCTGGCCTCTTCATATGTGCATATCTCCTCCCGACATTCCCTTTCAAGATCGTCCCGTACCACTAGTTCAAAGTCCCAGCTGTTATAAAGCAGTGAGCGAGACAGGAAGGCATTGGCTGACTCTTGGTCCACTAACGGTGAGCTCCCTGCAAAACACAGACAGGCAAAAATTTACCTATAGAATTTATAACTCGTTATTAGAGAGATATTGTGTCATTGTCCAATTGCAGTCCATCCATCCTTTTTCGTTGGGGtcattgtaaaataaaatgaagttcTACAATGGCTTGAAATGTATTTTCAACATTTTCAACTTTtccagagagtgagagagaaaatgaaagcaaaagagagagcgagcgagcgagagaccaAGGAGGCTGAGTACAAATGCACACCAGATTTTTTGCATTTATATTCAAATTGAAAATTGTCTATCTTTTCCAATATACTTTAAAATGATCTGCTACTTTGTGTTGCTTGAtcacataaattaaaaaaaacaaaaacattggttTAGAATTGTAAGTTGGCCAAATGTAGGAACATTTtataaaatacacaaataccTTTTCAAGGTACTGTATAACAATTACAACTAAGACACAATTTGGAAATCTGAATATATTATTATAGTACAAACCCTATTCCGTAAATATGCTAGAGGCTGAGATCAATTTATCACTTACATAACTTTGGTATACTTATAAGACTCACTATCTTCATAGTTTCTGATGCATGAAACCAGGACACCAACAATAAAAATTGCAGTCCTATTGTCCTTACTAATAGCTTACATCAAGTTACAGGTTACTCGGTCATACTTCATAGACAGCAAAATGGTTATATAAATAGTGAGTGAGCAGAGGTGTGGTTTACCTGAAGGGTGTCGGTAGGTGAGCGAGCAGTAAACCAACTGAAGAAAAACCAGCACAGGGATCCACATCATTATGACTGCCATTGAAAGAAAAACGACATGGAACCTGAAAAGGAAATAAATGAAAGTCAACATGTCTGATATTACACCATCAGCCAATCACGCTTACCTGCTTATCGGGCTCCTCCGGGAGTGTGTGTTCCTTCCCTCCTCAGAAGAACATGGGACTTAACAAACAAGTGTCTTTAGGATATTTTAGTTTGAAACCTTTagactgtcacacacacaccaagcgTCGTCTTCCCAAAGCAAGCTCACATCCCGAAACCTGTTGGACAACATACCAGGCCGAGGGCGGAACCTCTTCAAACCTGTCTGCTTCACTGCTTGTCTacaacacaagcacacacaaagcATGGGACCACTATCCATATTCTGTCAATCAACTtcctggagggggaaaaaaatggatgctaCGTCACCTCGCAACTTTGGTATCCCTAAAATGAATTCAATTTGATTTAGCAGCACAACACAACAAAAGTGATATCAGGTTACGTTTCATAAATCTGAAACAAAACATCAGCTTAATGCCACCAGTGGCtggaaaatattatttattttctccttGCTTTTTCATGTACTGGCCATGGATGGAGGATATCTTGTTTCTGCTGAATAATCATTAATGCGCCCAGGTTTAGACATATACACTGATGTTTAAAATACAGTTGAAGTCAAAAGTCATCAGAAAAACAGGAATGGAAAATCACCTCGAGTTAAGTGTCGTAATTATTTGTACTATTTTCCACCACTGGTAGGCTGTTCAATAaggacaaattattttttttactcatttcAAGTGGAAAATATTCTCCATTATAAACAAAAAAAGTCCGTGCAATTTTGCTTGCTGATATTGGTCGTTTCCTTATATACAAATTTAAAATAACCAGTATCTGTCACGTTATTTCAAAATCAAAAATACTGTACGTGTACATATACCTGTAATGTGAGTCAGTTTTCAATGTGACACAACACAATAATTTGGTGACAATTTTAATGAGGTACAAAaaaagtgattatttttttctttgatgtcaa encodes the following:
- the prrg2 gene encoding transmembrane gamma-carboxyglutamic acid protein 2, yielding MAVIMMWIPVLVFLQLVYCSLTYRHPSGSSPLVDQESANAFLSRSLLYNSWDFELVVRDDLERECREEICTYEEAREVFEDDILTDVFWNEYTESYAPSVDVSGLVAGILALLVCAVIATVLGIYCYKAKNKGGRRPVQMALDGRPAPEMVPLATAPGLPSYSEALNRSGIHDAPPPPYSGGAPSEFANPGDNE